TCAGAATCGTTGTCGGAATATAAATTGGAatttaaactttgaatttcGGGGATCTCGGGAGGCGCCGCTCCCTCTGATGGTGAGAATCGGGCCCGGAAATGGAGCAGCTCCGAGGCGAAGGGCCAGAGCCATCCGGCTACGGAAGCGACTCCAGCAGCGGCGGATCCGCCGATCAGTTTCTCCGCGTCCGGAACGAGATCCGCACCAGTCCCGCCGCATCGGTTTCCGCACCGAACGCCTTCTCCATCGATAGCATCCTCGGACGGTCCCAGAGGAGCCAGGGAATCCCGTCTGCAACCACCGACGGGGAACGCGAGGATGACGAACAGGAAGAACGGGACGAGGAACGAGGACACTTCGTCAGGCCGACGGCCGTCTCCGCATCCCATTCCGGTGAGGATTTAGCCTTTGGAGTGAAACATGATTCTGCCGTGCACCTCGCGTCATTTCTCCTTCAGGTCAGTGTCCGAGTTACTGACCCCGTCCCAATTGTCGACCATTTTGGATCCTTGAAAGGAACGTCAGTTTGGTTTCCATCCCTTTGATTTCGTTTCGAGGCTCATCTATGTTtgaagaacattgaaaactaagtgatacgtaatttttttttttttttttttttttttttttttcacttgacgtaaaatttattaatggGGGGTGAAAATTACCTCTAAAGATGGCTGCTCGACGGGGTGATTTCGAGACGCgcttttcatgttttttaacgaaacgaacactgaaatgtttttcaatgaATAGGAAAACTTCAGGGTTAGTTTCACTCAAATCCCccttttcacccctttaaTCCGTTTTTctgaagataaaaaacaatacgcgtctcttagttttcaatgttctacaccATACATGAGTTTCAATAAAATCGgaaggggggggagggggcagCAAACCGATGTTCCTCGTtagttctaaaattttcaaaaaccaaaATTTGCAGTGCCTAAGCACTCTGGCAATTTGGTTTTGGTCATCGAGAGATTCGCTGTTTGTAccatcaatttataattttggaaagaaaaaggttCAATAATTGGGTCTGAACGTGTCAATAACTTGTACACTTATCTTATGTggatgttttgaaaataaactttCGTCCATTTACGGAAACAAACTTTGGGACTATTGGATCGTCAATTAGCAGCCTCGAAGAACTTgcctaaatattttcaacatttttcgaaTCCCCGGGGATAGACTGAAAACCAAGTTTCACCTTAAAggttaaaatcatttttttctcaactcgccgatcattttttttttttttttttttctgaaaaagaaaatacgaaaGTTGTAATCAAAccgaaaataactttttttttacttttcaaatgcAAATATctctgtggttttttttttttttttttttgtctgtgtttttttttcaaggtttcAGATCCGTCTCATTACGTGCGTTTTTTAACTTAAAACTTTTTGGAGTTTAAATATGATCGCTGACGTAGTTTTCGAGTGACGTGAATAGAAACgtcaagaaagaaataaaaatgttgtgtttttttttacgacttaACAAAGTCAACGAATGATCAGGGATTTGAATTCTTATTTTGTTCTTCACCGTTTcacaatcaataatttttcgcaCGTGAACGTGTTTCACTTGTTTTGTTACAATTAacaattaataattgtttgtCAAATTACAATTATCGACCTTACTTAATAtctaattgtataaaaaagaaaaaacaaaacgatctagaaaaaaaattctcggagCACCATAAAGTACAGCTGCTTGTATCTGATTGGCATTAATCtaagaatttttaatcaagatTGTCGCAAATTGAAAGTTTTGtctttcaaaaatgaaaaaaaaaaacaaaaaaaatgttcaccaccttaaaattaaaaattattattgcgaTCTTCTTTATCTTGTAAAAGACACACAAGCGAATACCCAAAAAACAATATAAGCATTTGGTAATTGGTTTTTTGAATTGGAAAATATGTTAGTGGGAAACAAATTTCTCTGGCGTTGCTGATGTAACACTAGTAATGGATGTATACCTttgaaatgcaattttttcaattactttcTCCGACACAAGAGCTTTTTTAGTCAGCCATAAATTCGATCAGCTtcagcaaaaattttcaagccttgaataattaaacttctatttcgataaatatttaccTGACATTAATACGATCCATTTATAATCTCTCTAAAGTGATCAAACGAtgatatattttcattgaaaacaaAGAATGCACTCTATTcgtggaaatgaaaaagttgaatatctttaagaaattttttttttctttcttttctacgataattaatttacttttctATTTTAAGTCTTTCGATTTCAAAAGGTACGATccatattttttacgattgttaaaaaaactttttcacgaATCCTTGTATCATCTGTCAGctaatttcgatgaaatttttcaactcctgGCCAAGTGAATTGAACGCAGCCTGCAAAGGCGACGATTGTCGAGTATTTTCCGAACCGATGATTtgctaattttcaaaaatccaggCTTCGGCACGGCGCTTTACTCAACCGCAGGTCTGACCTACCCTGAAACGGCCCTAACAGATCCCGCCGGATATTCGGCAGCATCTTTGGCATCCGCTTCTCTCCTCTACAGTGGTTGGTTCGCACAATCTAAACCTGGACAACTTTTCGGGCTACAAGGTAAGAAATTCAGAATTCCTTACGCATCCGTTACACTTTTTAAATTGCAATAAACcacaaaaattgacaaaaattagCAGTTTTGGTAAGAAAAAACGTGGTGAGAAATTTCTCAAAGAGATTCAACCTTACAGTTAAGCCGAGGaatattttggttttttttttcttcttatttcttgCCTTTTcctggcaatttttttttatttagcatacattttttttattattttaatcactttgGTTTTTGCGCAATTTTGAGAGGAATTGTATGTTTATATCGTCTGCTCaggtccaaattttttaacagcCTTATTTAAGGATGGACAATTTGAATGTATTTTCGATTTCCAGTCTATAAGGGTTCGTTTTCGGTTGGACTGAACAAAACGTTCTCTTAGGCTGTTCTCACactgcatacatatatgcgaCTGAACGATGTTAATACTACGTATACAGAATCTATATATGCGTAGTTTTACATCTGATGTTTCCTTGAAATTTTAGAGAAACGATAAATTAACATAAAGAAGCAACGAAAAGGTTCGAGAGATGCTATTGAAATCCGAAGAAATACGGAATCGATCGAAAATTAATCCaaacaagaagaaataaaCCATTACAATGATTTGCGCAAGAAAAAATGTCGGATCtatgaagtaattttttcaacagttcGTCAAAACGCGATCATTTCTGCCGAAACACGGACTCGGGAAGAAATCTTTTCTCTACGTTGCCGGTCGTCTATCAAAATGACGTTACCCGAAATGAATCGAGGGTGATTTTGGCACCTCCGTTAGGGGTTAGACCCGAGGTGAGATCCGCGGGTGTTGATGAGCAACTCGCGTGCCGGAAACTGTTAGGAAAATAGTTACTAACCGAGAACGGCTCTCTTCATATCCAATATTTCCTATTGAAGACCGGAAAATACGGAAAACAGATTTTCATAGGATATGATCGTTGGTCcagaagtatttttttcagcacctaatatttttcgaaaacttttcaaaagtcTTCGTACCTTTTTCATGAGAAACTCgtttttttcgagaaaaatttgaagtctgaattaattgcaacttTACAGTGGAAATgaggtaaaattattttcaaaaaaaggtccaaaataatcgatacaaaaaaaaaattaactgtgAACACGGCCGGGAAATTGTAATCGAATTAGAATGAGAATAATCGACTATTCTTcggtttttattatttcaaagtttGGATGGTTTTCCTTTAAAATTCCAATGTTGGATAGTCTTAGATCGGTtttaaatacgaaaaaaaaacaaattttgcaTCCATGAGTCTACCTgctgatcttttttttttgtacttaatTGTTGATCACTAGAATGGAATTCCCCGGACATCTTCTTCCTACACAATCAAAAATAACGACGATTTGAATTCGATTCAACGAAGATTAacaaaaagtattgaaaaataatatattaaattaaaacatCCACGACTcgtgtgaaaatgaaaattagagaCCAAATTagagattttttctaaatttggaTCCGATTTATAACCAATTCCAACGTGATCTTCCGTTCAACGACATTttccctaatatatatatattatatagatagTTTTCGTTGTTCCAGTATCGATGGTCATATTGAAATTCGGATCTTTCCAGCTAGTATCTAGACTATagagaaatttcaactttccaGTAATTCGATTGAATAACATTCCAGTATCAACTCCAGCGAAGTTTTAAAGAGTAAATTTTAtccaacgataaaaaaaattcgatttctgCGCATGGATCCATTGAGTCGAAAGTTTGGATCCTCGATGTACCAAATTCTACCAAAAAATCTCGCTCGAAATCATCCATCAATCATACCGGTCAAGATCGTCAACTTGACTCtgtaaaatcatttattcGTCATACCAGTCGGTGTATCAGCGAGCGAAAGCCACGCCCGGCAgcgaccaccaccaccaccaccaccaccaccaccattaCCATCGCGACAAAACTCCGGATGGGTCGCAGCATCCGCCATGTTGCCAGAGGGCCATTTATTGGCGTTCTCGCGCTAACTACCTTCGCGAGAGGTGCTAAGTAGTTAAACACACTCATAAATCTTCTGCCCATCTCCAAGCATGGCACAGCTCATCTCGTCTCGTCCTCTTCCTGCGCCTCCCGCGCAGCTTACacctaccttatacctattataccttataccttataccttataccttatacctacctacctaccttatACTTACCTACCTACCTGTTTCCTCGAGTCTTTACACAGTATTTTCCTCCGCAGCTCGACCACACCGCTTGGTTCTTACCGCGTAGGCAAAGAGCGAGATGATCACCGTTCCGGGAAAGCTTCAATGTACAAATTCTCTCGCGGCGAATTGCCTTCTAATTGTGTATCGGCAAACATGCGTGTATGAACAAcgatctgtatatatatatatatatgtatatatgtgtgccCCCTTCGTTGAAACAGCGGTAATTGGTTAATGAACGATCGTGCATCGCGGcactatttataataaatattatacatgtatgtacacgcCATTTTATAAGAGCTCCTCATTTCCCTGCTGCTGGAtttctcttcttattattCACTCGCAAAGAACAAAATACGACACTGTATTACAATATACTATAAAAGtgatttcatattatttacaataaaacatTCGTAGTAAATTAATTTGCCACAAATCATCTGTGGTgaggcagattttttttttattcaccttgATTATTCACAAGGAAATGAAAGATATATCATGCACTGGAAAAATCGTTCCAATTTTAAGACGATGAACTTGTGATTCAAACAGaaacatatataggtatattatattagggtggcgcaaaaaaccgaatattttttttcttttgagtcttgtgtgacaaaatattagtttttgatgttttaagagcccacttcaaaagatggctgaaaaaaaaaattttaagaggtcgctccaaatttttaaaaatgtcaaaaatcgtcaagaagttaaattaaaaaaattatattttcagtattttgttcgatttttaattcatgtcgtgatgtattgttatcgattctttcttactaaataaaagaaaaagaatttatgaaattttaatatgaatattaaaagttcgctcgaaaagatctaaagaaatgcaccaaaaaattgaaaaaaaattctgagtgaactttaaaaattcaaattttgaactgaaactttcggaaacttattttttctttgcctataaaattataccgtaacgagaaaaaaattaaaaaaaaaaaaaaatcgatttttgacgatttctgaagttttaaaaaatgtggtgtgaactcttaaaattttttttttgtactgtcCTTTGGAATGGGCTCTtcatcaaaaactaaaattttgtcacacgagaatccaaaaaaaaaatcgtcagttttttgcgccaccctaatatatatatatatattctatggAATTCTATGGAGTATTTTTTTGGTGTCAATCCAAAACTACACAATTTCATATCAATCTAACACTATTTGACGTTCAAGTGTCAAATTTATGAGGAAAATTCTACTATCCTAATCCAGACCGGCCACTATTGGCTTATATCGAACcctgtaaatttttcacactgtTTAATCACCTGCGCAGATTTATGCAAAATCATTGAACGGTCAGCGGCGTAAAAATCATGGCGTCAACTGAACTCGTCACAACTTATACAATTGAAAAagacaataatttatttacactcTCCAGCCTCTTTGGGTTTGATAATAAATTGGAGAATGGATTGCCGTTTTTAGAATACACTTATGAATGTATAATAGTGAAAGGGTTGTCCTGTACGAATCGGCATAGAGACTGTCAcacctgcagcagcagcagcagcagcatctaCTGGAGTGACGGTTTCTCATAGAATATGACGTTGGAGAGTTCTTCGTATAACATTGTGCCGAGCAATACATTAGGCGGGTTGAAAAACCCTTGTAAAAACTCTAAACTGTTGTTCAAACACGTGACACTATATTGGTCAACTGCCGAGGATGGAGGGAAGGAACCTCCGAGTCCTTCTATCCGTCtatccttctctctctttctttctaattttctctCTCAGCACGACTAATCATTTGGTAAATACCAGACGGGTACATTATGGGTATGGTAAAAGGGCAAAATACCTGAGCTCTTCCCTAAAGGCGAtgcaatttttagaaaaaatctatCAGATAAACAAACAAGCCGAAAACTTCTTCACCGTTTGTGGTTATACTGCAGAGATCGACGTTGGAAACTTTCGTTGTGCCTGCAGAGGAGACTTGTGAAATCGtgaagtagaatttttttacgagcTTTTAATGGCCCCCCGTTTCCATGTACGTACATGGCtatatttatagatatatatgcaCACACCGAGTACTCGGCAAATCATTCGATCCTTTCTGctttcttatttcttcttgtttcctttttttacatCACGATTCTCATACTCCTGTCGTTTTAAACTATCAAAGAAAATACTCTGGATtgtcaaatttcattattttatccctttttttcctacatcagtttttactttgaattaACATAATGTATAAAGTAATTTTCCAACAGATTAGTTAATATTCTTATAGTTGTTAATAATAGTCTACAGGATTTTCACACTGATTCACCTTATGACTGATtgagttttcgaaatttttcttttacgtaaAATCTATTGACTAAGAAGAAGTTCAAGTAACAACTAACCATTTAATCTAAAAGAATAACATACATTTTTCTACTATTTCTGATGTAATGAATTTTCAGTCTGTT
This portion of the Diprion similis isolate iyDipSimi1 chromosome 7, iyDipSimi1.1, whole genome shotgun sequence genome encodes:
- the LOC124408095 gene encoding NK1 transcription factor-related protein 1-like; protein product: MEQLRGEGPEPSGYGSDSSSGGSADQFLRVRNEIRTSPAASVSAPNAFSIDSILGRSQRSQGIPSATTDGEREDDEQEERDEERGHFVRPTAVSASHSGFGTALYSTAGLTYPETALTDPAGYSAASLASASLLYSGWFAQSKPGQLFGLQAPKPSGRRSRKPGIDRKPRQAYSAKQLERLEAEFKVDKYLSVSKRMELSKSLNLTEVQIKTWFQNRRTKWKKQLTSRMKIAQRQGLLPPTYFPPAQYPLLPYYAAPLMFGTLTPDDATGVGVATLSPCPVVSSAGNTV